From bacterium:
TGAGGTGTTTGGTAAGGCCAGGGCCGAGGGTGTGGCCTGGAGCGCGGCCGGGGTGAAAGTGCGCGACATCCCGCGTTTCGGCTGGCGCGCCTACCATCTGGATGAGGCCTGCTGGTTCCACGGCGAGGCGGAGGTCAAGAAACTCCTGGATCAGATGGCAGCCCTGAAAATGAACGAGTTCCACTGGTACCTGACCGATGACCAGGGCTGGCGCATCGAGATCAAGAAATACCCGAAGCTGACCGGGGTGGGGGCCTGGCGCAAGGATTCACAGACCGGCGGCTGGGACAGCCCGCTGCGCACGGGCCAGCCCCACGGCGGTTTCTACACCCAGGAGCAGTTGCGCGAGATCGTGCGCTACGCGGCCGAGAGGCATATCAACATCGTGCCCTCGGTCAACATGCCGGGCCACTCCACCGCGGCCATCGCCAGCTACCCCGAGATGGGCACCACCGGCGAGCCGGTGGAGGTCTGTGTCACTTTCGGCAAGCTGCCCAGCGTGTTCAACGTGGCGAACGAGAACCTTTACCCGTTCCTGGAGGATATCCTGGACGAGGTGATGGGGATTTTCCCCTCCCAGGTGATCCATCTGGGCGGGGATGAGGTGCTGTTCGGCCAGTGGGTGGCCTCGCCGCAGATCAAGGCCCTGATCGAGCGCGAGCACCTGAGCGGCCCGGCGGATGTGCAGATGTATTTCACCGGGCGCATGAGCCGGTTCATGGAGGGCCGCGGACGGCGCATGCTGGGCTGGAACGATATAATGGGCGATGACCTGCACGGTCTGCTCAAGGCCGTGGGCGCAGGGGACCTTCGTGACCGCCCGGACCGCCGTAATTTGGCTGCGGGCACGGTGGTGCAGTTCTGGGCCGGGGATATCGCCCTGGCCGAGCGCGCGCTCCGCGAGGGCCACGACATCATCAACTCGCTGCACACCGAGACCTACCTGGACTACGACTACACACAAATCCCCCTGGCCCGGGCCTATGCGTTCGAGCCGATCCCGCAGGGGCTGGACCGCTCTCTCTGGCCCAAGGTCCTGGGCCTGGGCTGCCAGATGTGGAGCGAGTGGACCCCGACCGATGACAAGGTGGAGCACCAGACATTCCCGCGGATAGCGGCCTACGCCGAGGTGGGCTGGACCCGTGCCGCACAGAAGGATTATCCGGATTTCTGCCGCCGGCTGGACAGCATGGAAAAGCGCTGGAGCCTGCAGAATGTCAATTTCGCCCAGGTCCCGCGCTGAGCGTTGTCGTTCTCACAAAGCCCGGCGCTCAGGCGGTTGAGCGCCGGGCTATAATGTTTTACCGTTTAGAACCAATTTGGTGAGGGGGGTGGATGGGCAGGGTAATTTTCATTCTGATGTTTCTGTGCGCCTGGGCCGGGTCCGGCTGGGCCGCGGAGCGGAATGTCTCGGTTATTCCGCAGCCGCAGGAACTGAACCTCACCGGCGGCGAGTTTGTCCTCAACCCGGCCACAGTCATCCTGGCCGACAGCGCGTTCAACGCCGAGGCGCGCTACCTGGCCGCGTGCCTGGAGGCCCCCACCGGCTTCAAGCCCGGAGTCAAATCAATAGCGGAAAGTAATAAAGCTCAAAATGTTATAATTCTGATAAAATCTTCGGATAGCTCGCTCGGGGCGGAGGGTTACGGCCTGGAGGTCACCCCCGCTGCGGTCACAGTTACCGCGTTCGCTCCGGCCGGGGCGTTCTATGGAATCCAGACTTTCCTGCAGTTGTTGCCCGTGGAGGCGTTCTCATCGCAGAAAACCTCGGGGGTTCTCTGGAGCGCACCCGGGGTGAAAATCCGGGATATACCACGGTTCCCCTGGCGCGCCTACCATCTGGATGACGCGCGCTGGTTCCACGGCGAGGCGGAGGTGCTGCGCCTTCTGGACCAGATGGCCGCGCTCAAGCTGAACGTGTTCCACTGGTACCTGACCGATGACCAGGGCTGGCGCTTGGAGATAAAGCGATACCCCAAGCTGACCGAGGTGGGGGCCTGGCGCGCCGACACCCAGGTGGGCGGCTGGTACAGCCCGGACCGGGCCGGCAAGCCCCACGGCGGGTTCTACACCCAGGAGCAGGTGCGGCGGGTAGTGCGCTACGCCGCCGAGCGCCATATTAAAGTCGTGCCCGGGATCAACATGCCGGGACATGCCACCGCCGCCATCGCCGCCTACCCCGAGATGGGCACGAGCGGCCAGCCGGCCGAGGTGTCCCAGGTGTTCGGCATCCTCAAGCAGACTTTCAACGTTGGGGATGAGAAGGTCTACACTTTCCTGGAGAACATCCTGGACGAGGTGCTGGAGCTTTTCCCCTCAAAGGAGATACACCTGGGTGGGGATGAGGTGGTTTTCGAGCAGTGGCTGGCCTCGCCGCAGGTGAAAGCCCTGATGGAGCGGGAGCACCTGGCCGGACCGGCCCAGGTGCAGCGCTATTTCACAAACCGGATGAGCCGTTTCCTGGAAAGCCGGGGCCGGCGGATGATCGGCTGGAACGATATCCTGGGCGATGATATCCAGGGTCTGCTCAAGTCCGTGGGGGCCGCCTCCCTGGCCGAGCAGCCCGCGGGCGAGGGGCTGGCCCCGGGCACGATCGTGCATTTCTGGCTGGGCGACCCCGCGATCATCGCGCGCGCCGCTCGTGACGGCCACGATATCGTGAACTCGCAGGCCACGATGACCTATTTCGACGATACTTACGAAGCGCTGCCCCTGGCCGAGGCCTACGCGTTCGACCCGGTGCCGGACAGCCTGGAGCAGTCTCTGCGGCCGCGCATCCTGGGCCTGGGCTGCGAGATGTGGAGCGAGTGGGCCCCCTCGGCCGCGCGCGTGGAATGCCGTACTTTCCCGCGTCTGGCCGCCCTGGCCGAGGTGGGCTGGACAAGCCCCGGGCGCAAGGACTACGATAATTTCTGTCATCGGCTGGACTGCCAGCAGGCGCGCTGGGACCTGCAGGGCATCCGCTACGCCCGCTGCGTGCGCTGAAACGTGATACAAACAGTATGCTTACGGCCCGCGGCTTGATCTTGCACCCGCGGGCCGTTATTTTGCCAGTTAATGACAAGGATTCTCATTTTGCGCCCGCACCACGGGTAGGGAGTCGGCTCAGGCTTGGTATTGTAGGGGCAGGCCCCTGTGCCTGCCCCAGCCAGCCCTGGCGGCCACGGGGGGCCGCCCCTACGAAAGGCAGAAGGACTGTTCGCAGCCCCCGCCGGCTTTGCTGCCTTCGCAGAACCGAAAGCAGAGCAAATGTTTAGCCCGTTGATTGAATAAAGAGCATTGAATCGGTCCTCATCCTCTCAAGCGGCTTAAAAGAAGATACACTTATGAACGGCCCGATACGCGACACGATCAGCGGTGTGCTCGACTATATCAGCTACCGCAACGAGGAAAACGACTACACCGTGGCCCGGTTCCTCCAGCAGGGCGAGGGTGAGAGCCTGACTGTCGTGGGGCACCTCTCGGGCGTGAACGAGGGCGAGAACCTGCGCCTGACCGGAATATGGAAAAACCACCCCCGTTTCGGCCGTCAGTTCCAGGTGGAAAGCTACGAGTTCATCCACCCCGAGACCGTGGAGGGGATCGAAAAATACCTCGCCTCGGGCCTTATCCGCGGGGTGGGGCCGGTCACCGCCGAGCGGATCGTGAATGCTTTCGGCGAGAAAACCCTCGATGTGATCGACCACGAGCCGGAGCGCCTGTCCGAGGTCCAGGGCCTGGGGGCCAAGCGGATCGCCCTTATCAAGGAGGCTTGGCAGGAGCAGCGCGGCAACCGGAGGGCGATGGTGTTCCTGCAGGGCTACGGCCTGGGGGGCGGGATGGCGGCCCGCATCTGGCGCATCTACCGCGACAAGACCGTGGAGCTGGTTTCCCAGAACCCCTACCGCCTGGTGGATGACATCCAAGGCATCGGGTTCGCCACTGCCGACCGGATCGCCGCCAATCTCGGGGTCCTGCCCGACAGCCCGCTGCGCCTGGCCAGCGGCCTGGAGCACACCCTGGCCCAGGCCGAGAACCGTAACGGCCACACCTGTCTGCCCCTGGAGCGCCTTCTGGAGGAGGGCGCGCGCCTTCTGGCCGTGGAGCGGGACAGCCTTCGTCCCCCGCTCGAAAATCTGGTGCGGCTGGGACGGCTGGTGGTGCGTCACGAACTGGCCGGGGGCGAAACCTTCATCTACTCGCCACGCTGCTACCGGGCCGAGGAGGTCGCGGTCGAGCGGGTGGGGGCGATCCTCGGCGCGCGGACCGGGTTTCTGGCCGAGTGCGGCGTGGGCGGCTGGGAGAAGGAGCTGGACGCCTTCGAGCGTGAGAAGGGGATCAGCCTGTCGGTCGGCCAGCGCGAGGCGGTGCGCGGCGCGCTCAAGGACCGGATCGCCGTGATCACCGGCGGCCCCGGCACAGGCAAGACCACCGTGGTCGCCGCGCTGATCTCCGTAGCCGAGCGGGCGCATATCCGGGTGACCCTGGCCGCGCCCACCGGACGGGCGGCCAAGCGCATGAGCGAGACCTCGGGCGGACGGCCCGCCTCCACGATCCATCGCCTGCTGGGCTGGAGTTTCCAGGAGGGCCAGTTCCTGCACAACCGCAGTCGTCCCCTGGAGGGCGAGGTGTTCGTGCTGGATGAGGTCTCGATGGTCGACCTGCCGCTGTTTGCCAGTTTCCTGGACGCCCTGCCCTGGGGCGCGGCCCTGATCCTGGTCGGTGATGTGGACCAGTTGCCCTCGATCGGTCCGGGCATGGTGCTGCACGACCTGATCGAAAGCGGAGTGCTGCCGGTCTACCGCCTGGAGGAGGTGTTCCGCCAGGCCGGACGCAGTCTGATCATCCGCAACGCCCACCGGGTGCGCCGGGGGCTTCTGCCGCAGGAGCGGGACAAGGAGCTCGAATCCGAGATCGAGCGCAGCGGAGGCGAGCCGCCCCAGCGTGACTTTTTCATTCTGCCGCAGAGCGACCCCGAGTCTCTGCGCGAGCAGCTCGTGCGCCTGATCACCGAGCGCCTGGAGCCTGCGTTCGGCGTTGATCCGGCCGCCGGGCTGCAGGTGATCACCCCCATGAATAAGGGCCTCTGCGGCACGCGCGCCCTGAACCAGCTCCTCCAGGGGGCGCTGAATCCGCTGGGAAGGAAAATCAATTTCAGCGGCCGCGACCTGCGTATCGGCGACCGGGTTATGCAGTTGCGCAACGACTACGAGAAGGACGTGTTCAACGGCGATATCGGCCGGGTGGTGTCGTTCGACAGCGAGGAGCAGAACCTGTGGGTGGATTTCGACGGCCGCACGGTGGCCTATGAGGGTCTGGAGCTGGAGGACCTCGAGCTGGCCTACGCGGTCACGGTGCACAAGAGCCAGGGCAGCGAGTACCCGGCGGTGATCGTGGTGCTGCTGAACGAGCACTACGTTATGCTCCAGCGAAACCTTCTTTACACGGCCCTGTCCCGCGGGCGCAAGGTGGTGGTGCTGGCCGGCGACCCGCGCGCCATGTCCGTGGCCGTGGGCAACGCCCGCATGGCCGTGCGCCACACCCGTCTGGCCGCGCTGCTGCGTGAGAGCCTGGCCGGGGTTTGACAGATGACGGGATCGGGTCGCCAGGCTGAAACTCAGGCTCAATGAGGTTTTGAATCTCTTCAAGAACCGCAGGTTGCAGGTGTGGAAGCAAAATTGTGTTGACAATTATTCTCAATCTGTTTAGATATGGTACGGGCGTTACAAATCAACGGCAGCAGTCAGACAACAGGGGGGCAGGCGCAGATGGCAGTTGGGACAGGCTGTTGGGAAAAGTTCGCCGAGGCGGCGAGGAAGAATGCAAGCCTGACCTGCGTGGGTCTGGACACCGAGCGGAGCAAGATACCGGTGCACCTTCGCGGCGCCGAGGACGCACTCTACCGTTTCAACTGCGCGGTGATCGACTGCACGCTCGACCTGGTCTGCTGCTACAAGCCCAACATGGCTTTCTACGAGGCCGAGGGCCTGCCCGGCCTGGAAGCGCTTCAGAAAACGATCCGCTACATCGGCGGGCGGGCGCCGGTGATCCTGGACGCCAAGCGCGGGGATATCGGCAACACGGCCGGCAAGTACGCCCGGGCTGCGTTCGAATGGCTGGGCGCGGATGCACTCACGGTCAACCCCTACCTGGGCTGGGACTCGGTGGAGCCGTATCTCAAGCATGACGGGCGCGGCATTTTCCTTCTTTGCCTGACCAGCAACCCCTCCTCGTCCGATTTCCAGTCCGGCGGGGAAAACCCGCTCTACCTTCAGGTGGCGCGCAAGGCCGCCGAGTGGGACAAGGGACGCAACAGCATCGGGCTGGTAGTGGGGGCGACCCACCTGGAGCAGGTCTCGACGGTGCGGGCGGCCGCGCCCGGGCTGCCGTTCCTTCTTCCGGGTATCGGAGCGCAGGGCGGGAGCCTGGAAAGTGTGGACCGTGCGGCGGAGAACGGCGGTGAGCCGGGCGCGATTGTCAACGCCTCGCGCAGCGTGATCTACGCCGGGGATGGAATTGATTTCGAGCAGAAAATCAGAACAGCGGCTGAAAAACTCAAACAAGATGTCGGCGGGCCGCGCACGCGGACCGCGGCTTAACCTGCCAGGGGAGGCGACATGCCGGAGGACCTGACCGAGCAGTTCATTAAGTACCTGCGGGATAACGGCTATCTGATTACCCGCCAGAGGCGCAGGATCGCCGAGATTATTTTCAACTCCACCGGCCACCTGAGCGTGGAGGACATCCAGAACCTGTTGCGCCAGAAAAAAATCGCCGCCTCGATCGCCTCGATCTACCGCACGCTGGACGTGCTGATCAAGAGCAACCTGGTGGTGCAGCACCGTTTCGGCAAGCGGTTCAAGCGTTTCGAGGCCGTGCTCAAGGACAAGCACCACGACCACCTGATCTGCACCCGCTGCGGTAAGGTGCTGGAGTTCAAGAACGACGCGATCGAGGACCTCCAGGTCAAGGTGGCCAAAGAGCATGATTTCAACATCACCAACCACAAGCTCGACATCTACGGTTACTGCAACCGCTGCCGCGCCGGGGTGGAAAAGGAATGATCGCGGCCTGAGCCGCTGCGCCGCCTTGCTTTCAACTATCATCCAATCGGAGAGGTGCGCCTTGTTGCCTGGAAAAATGTTGGCCGGCTTTGCCGCCCTCGCTCTCGCTTTCACGGCTGCAGTCAGTGTTCAGGCCGAGCAGGCCGCTCCGCCCACGCATCATTATGTAGTCAAGCGGGCGCTGTACCCGCCGGTGATCGATGGGGTGGTGAACGAGGCCGCCTGGAAAGCCTGTGAGCCGATCGAGCTGGGCGCGGCGCGCGAGGGCGAGAAAGTGGGCCAGAAAACCACGGCCCGCATCATGTGGGATGACCGCTATCTCTACCTGTCGTTCGAATGCGAGGACAGCCACATCTGGTCCACCATGACCGAGCGGGACCAGCCGATCTACAACGAGGAAGTGGTGGAGGCGTTCATCAACCCGGACGGCGACCGCGAGGGCTACCTGGAGCTGGAGGTCAACCCGCTGAACACACTCTGGGACGGCTATATCGAGAACACGGCAAACGGCCGCGTGGGTCATCTTGCCTGGAACAGTTTCGGCCTCCGCCGCGCGGTGTTCCTGGACGGCACGCTGAACGACAGGAGCGACACGGACGGCGGCTGGAGCGTGGAGATGGCCGTGCCCCTGGAGGACATCGTGACCGGGGCCCACACTCCGCCCGTGGCCGGCGACCGCTGGCGGCTCAACCTCTACCGTATCGACCTGCCCGAGGGGGCCGGGGTGCGGGGAGAGTATTACGCCTGGTCGCCCATCTCGGGCAAGACTTTCCACGACCCCGACCGTTTCGGCGAGATACAGTTCTCGGATGAGCCGCTGAAATAGCGAGTGGGTGGATCAGGCTGCGGGCCTGCGGTGGCGGAAGAAACTCACCAGCAGGGCGGCCAGGCTGAGGCTCCAGCACAGGTGGGCCGGCCAGTCGCCCAGACGGTTGTACAGCGTGCGGTCACTCCGGAGCCGTATCCCGGACGTGGCCGCTGTTCTTTCATACAGCAGTGTAGCCTGCCTGCGCCGTCCATAGCTGTCGTAGAATGCACTCACCCCGGTGTTGGCCGAGCGCACGATGGCGCGGCGGTTTTCGATGGCCCGGAGCACGAGGAACGCACTGTGCTGGTAGGCGGCGCTGGTGCGCTCGAACCAGGCGTCGTTGGTCATGTTGACCAGGAACTGCGCCCCGCGGCTCACCATGCCCCGGCTGATCTCCGGGAAGATCGACTCGAAGCAGATCAGAGTTCCGAAATCCCCCCGTGCGGTGTGGAACACCACCAGGCTGTCCCCGGGCACGAAATGCGACCCGCCCACGTCGATTGCCTTCAGCCCGGTGAAAAAGTCCTCGTAAGGGATTCTTTCGCTCATCGGGACCATGTGGATCTTGTCGTACTTGCCCGCGATCAGGCCGTTCGGGCCGAACAGGAACGCCGAGTTGAACGAATCGTAGTCCTTGCGGTCCTCGTGGAAATGGTATTCCGGCGCGCCGGTGAGCAGGAAGCAGTCGAGTCCCTGGGCCACCGAGCCCACGTACTCGCGCCAGCGGCGGTCCGTGCGCAGGTAGGCCGGGGCCGCGGCCTCGGGCCAGACCACCAGGTCGGGGCGCTCCGCGGCCTGGGAAACTGAGAGCTGGCCAAGTATTTCGAACGTGCTGTCACGCATCTCGGCGCTCCACTTGACCTCCTGGGCGATGCTGGGCTGGACGTAGCTGACGCGCAGGCTGTCGCCTCCGGCGAGGTCATCGCCGGCGTTCCTCAATACCAGCGCGCCCCAGGCCAGGGGCAGGGCGACCAGAAGGGCCGCGGCCGCGGCCGCGCGGGCCACGGGAAGGCCGGAGCGGTAACGCTTGTAGACAGTGTACAGCAGGCCGTTGAGCGCGACCAGCCAGAAAGTCACCCCGTAGGGCCCGCTGAACTCGGCGAACTGGATCAGGACAGGATAATAGGTCAGGCTGTAGGCCGGCTGGCCCCAGGTGAACGCCAGGTCGCCGTGGGCGTGGATATAGTCGATGGCGGTCCAGACAAAGGGGGCGCTCACGGCCAGCGGCACCCCGAAACTGTTCTCGATCCGGCGGGTGACCCAAGCGAACAGGGCCAGGTTCGAGGCCATGATCAGGATCAGCACCACGAACCCGGCATCCGTGAAGAGCGTCACCCAGTAGAGAAGGATGCCCCAGAAAACGAGGCCGCAGAGGAGAGCCCCCAGCACGGCTCGGGTCGTGGAGCGCTCCCGCTCCAGGAACACAAGCAGGGGGACCAGTGCGATAAAAGGCGGCAGGAAGAGCCGGAAAGGCGGGAAAGAGAGCACCAGCAGAAGGCCGCTGACCAGCGGGGCGATATGTATTGCTCGCAATCGCATTTCGGACTAAATTGACCCCGCCGCAGGGAGAATGTTTACTCGGGAGATAACCACTGAAAAGGAAATGTACGGATATGGGCCGGGAAAAGCCAGCCAAAATTGAATACCGCACAATCTACCGTTTCTCGCAGTTCATGGTGCGCATGCTCATGCGCCTGGTTTTCGGGGCGCGCTTTGTACACCAGGAGATATTTCCGTCCGGAGGGCCGGTGATCCTGGCCTCCAACCATGTGAGCAATTTCGACCCGCCGGCCATAGGCTGCGCAGTGCCGCGCGAGATATTTTTTTTGGGCAAGCGCGAGCTGTTCCGGAATTTCTTTTTCGGCCGGCTGATCCGGTTCTACAACACCGTGCCGATCCGTCGCGGGGTGATGGACTGGAGCGCCATCGCCGCACTCAAGGACATCCTGGCCCGCGAGGGAGTGGTGATCATGTTCCCGGAGGGTACGCGCGGGACCGAGGACAGCCTGGGCGAGCCGAAGTTCGGGGTGGGGATGCTGGCCCAGGAGACAGGGGCCGTGATCGTCCCGGCGTTCCTGCGCGGCACATCGCGGCTGAAAGAAGCTTTCCTGCGCCGCCGCCCGATGCGTGTACTGTACGGCCGCCCGATCCTTCCTGAGGAGTATGCGCAGTTCGAGCACAACCCCAAGGGGCAGATCGCCCTGGCCCGCCTGGTGATGGAGCGTATAGCCGAGCTGCAGAGAATTTGCGCGGAGAACGAGTCTCGCTAAATAAAAATAAAAAGCTTAACCGAATATTGTTGACTTTCGGATAAGACGTTTTTAAGTTTATACTTTCGCAGCAGTTATCAACCCTGAACCCCCTGAGATCAAGGGGCTTTTTAATCCTTTAAGGAGATTCTCGTTCATGGCGGAGTTGGAAAAGAACACCGATAACCCTCAGGGCGAAATCCTGCCCGAGGCTGTTGCGGCCGGCGAGGAAAAGCCGGTCGAGGCGACTGCTGACGCCGCAGTGCAGACCGTGGAAGAAGAGGACGAGAGGGTGGAGGCTGCACCCGCTGCGGTGGCCAAGCCGGTCGAGGAGGACGAGGAGTACTGGCAGATGCTGGACGAGGGCATCGAGTACACCAAGGACGAGTACAATCGCATGCTCGTGATGTACGAGTCCACGATGTCCAGCATCGAGGAAGGCCAGGTCATTAAGGGCCGTGTGCTGCGTATCACCGACACGCAGGCGGTCCTCGACATCGGGTTCAAGAGCGAGGGCACTATCGCCCTGGATGAGTTCAAGACTCCGGACGAGGTGCAGGTCGGCGATGAGGTCGAGGTGTTCCTCGAAAGCCTCGAGGATGAGGACGGCATCATCGTGCTGTCCAAGAAGAAAGCCGATTTCATCCGGGTCTGGGACCATATCCGCACTGCCCACGAGAACGACGAGTTGGTCGAGGGCACCCTGGTGCGCCGGATCAAGGGCGGCGTGGTGGTCGACCTGCTGGGCGTGGATGCGTTCCTGCCGGGCAGCCAGATCGCCCTGCGCCGTATCCCCAATCTGGACGAGCTGATGGGGCAGACGTTCAAGTTCAAGATCATCAAGATCAACAAGCGTCGCCGCAACATCGTGATCAGCCGCCGCGTGATCCTCGAGAGCGAGCGCGAGGAGAAGAAAGAGAAGCTGCTCCAGGAGCTGGAAGTCGGCCAGACCCGCGAGGGCGTGGTCAAGAACATCACCGACTTCGGCGCGTTTATCGACCTGGGCGGCGTGGACGGGCTGCTGCACATCACCGACATGTCCTGGGGCCGTGTGGCGCATCCCAGCGAGATGGTCGCCCTGGGCGACAAGATCAATGTCAAGATCCTGGACCTCGATTTCGAGAACGGCCGGATCAGCCTGGGCCACAAGCAACTCACCCCGTACCCGTGGGAAAACGCCGCCGCCAAGTACCCGGTCGGCTCGCGGGTCAAGGGCAAGGTGGTCTCGATCACCAATTATGGCGCTTTTGTGGAGCTGGAGAAGGGTATCGAGGGCCTGGTGCACATCTCCGAGATGAGCTGGACCCGTCATATCCGCCACCCCTCCAAGGTCGTGGCCATCGGGGACATCGTCGAGGCCGTGGTGCTCTCGATCAACCCCGAGGAAGAGAAAATATCGCTCGGCATCAAGCAGACCGAGGCCGATCCGTGGCAGACTCTAAACCAGAAATACCCGGTCGGTACGGTCATCGAGGGCCGTGTGCGCAACTTGACCTCCTACGGCGCCTTCGTGGAGATCGAGGAGGGCATCGACGGGCTGGTGCATATCAGTGACATGTCCTGGACCAAGAGGATCCATCACCCCAGCGAGATCGTCAAGAAGGGCGACAAGGTCAAGGTGGTGGTGCTCAACATGGACATCGACAACAAGCGGATCAGCCTGGGCATGAAGCAGTTGGCCGACAACCCGTGGGAGCAGATCGGCGAGAAGTACCCGGTCGGCACCGAGGTGGATTCCCCGATCGTGCGCCTGCTCGAAAAGGGCGTGGTGGTCGACTTGGGCGAGGACATCGAGGGTTTCGTGCCGATCTCGCAGCTCGGCCTCAAGGGCACGGTCAGTAATCCCTCGGATGTGTACAAGATCGGGGATGAGCTGAAGCTGAAGATCATCGAGAACGATCCGCAGAACCACCGTATCGTCCTGGCCGTC
This genomic window contains:
- a CDS encoding family 20 glycosylhydrolase yields the protein EVFGKARAEGVAWSAAGVKVRDIPRFGWRAYHLDEACWFHGEAEVKKLLDQMAALKMNEFHWYLTDDQGWRIEIKKYPKLTGVGAWRKDSQTGGWDSPLRTGQPHGGFYTQEQLREIVRYAAERHINIVPSVNMPGHSTAAIASYPEMGTTGEPVEVCVTFGKLPSVFNVANENLYPFLEDILDEVMGIFPSQVIHLGGDEVLFGQWVASPQIKALIEREHLSGPADVQMYFTGRMSRFMEGRGRRMLGWNDIMGDDLHGLLKAVGAGDLRDRPDRRNLAAGTVVQFWAGDIALAERALREGHDIINSLHTETYLDYDYTQIPLARAYAFEPIPQGLDRSLWPKVLGLGCQMWSEWTPTDDKVEHQTFPRIAAYAEVGWTRAAQKDYPDFCRRLDSMEKRWSLQNVNFAQVPR
- a CDS encoding beta-N-acetylhexosaminidase, whose amino-acid sequence is MGRVIFILMFLCAWAGSGWAAERNVSVIPQPQELNLTGGEFVLNPATVILADSAFNAEARYLAACLEAPTGFKPGVKSIAESNKAQNVIILIKSSDSSLGAEGYGLEVTPAAVTVTAFAPAGAFYGIQTFLQLLPVEAFSSQKTSGVLWSAPGVKIRDIPRFPWRAYHLDDARWFHGEAEVLRLLDQMAALKLNVFHWYLTDDQGWRLEIKRYPKLTEVGAWRADTQVGGWYSPDRAGKPHGGFYTQEQVRRVVRYAAERHIKVVPGINMPGHATAAIAAYPEMGTSGQPAEVSQVFGILKQTFNVGDEKVYTFLENILDEVLELFPSKEIHLGGDEVVFEQWLASPQVKALMEREHLAGPAQVQRYFTNRMSRFLESRGRRMIGWNDILGDDIQGLLKSVGAASLAEQPAGEGLAPGTIVHFWLGDPAIIARAARDGHDIVNSQATMTYFDDTYEALPLAEAYAFDPVPDSLEQSLRPRILGLGCEMWSEWAPSAARVECRTFPRLAALAEVGWTSPGRKDYDNFCHRLDCQQARWDLQGIRYARCVR
- a CDS encoding ATP-dependent RecD-like DNA helicase — encoded protein: MNGPIRDTISGVLDYISYRNEENDYTVARFLQQGEGESLTVVGHLSGVNEGENLRLTGIWKNHPRFGRQFQVESYEFIHPETVEGIEKYLASGLIRGVGPVTAERIVNAFGEKTLDVIDHEPERLSEVQGLGAKRIALIKEAWQEQRGNRRAMVFLQGYGLGGGMAARIWRIYRDKTVELVSQNPYRLVDDIQGIGFATADRIAANLGVLPDSPLRLASGLEHTLAQAENRNGHTCLPLERLLEEGARLLAVERDSLRPPLENLVRLGRLVVRHELAGGETFIYSPRCYRAEEVAVERVGAILGARTGFLAECGVGGWEKELDAFEREKGISLSVGQREAVRGALKDRIAVITGGPGTGKTTVVAALISVAERAHIRVTLAAPTGRAAKRMSETSGGRPASTIHRLLGWSFQEGQFLHNRSRPLEGEVFVLDEVSMVDLPLFASFLDALPWGAALILVGDVDQLPSIGPGMVLHDLIESGVLPVYRLEEVFRQAGRSLIIRNAHRVRRGLLPQERDKELESEIERSGGEPPQRDFFILPQSDPESLREQLVRLITERLEPAFGVDPAAGLQVITPMNKGLCGTRALNQLLQGALNPLGRKINFSGRDLRIGDRVMQLRNDYEKDVFNGDIGRVVSFDSEEQNLWVDFDGRTVAYEGLELEDLELAYAVTVHKSQGSEYPAVIVVLLNEHYVMLQRNLLYTALSRGRKVVVLAGDPRAMSVAVGNARMAVRHTRLAALLRESLAGV
- the pyrF gene encoding orotidine-5'-phosphate decarboxylase; the encoded protein is MAVGTGCWEKFAEAARKNASLTCVGLDTERSKIPVHLRGAEDALYRFNCAVIDCTLDLVCCYKPNMAFYEAEGLPGLEALQKTIRYIGGRAPVILDAKRGDIGNTAGKYARAAFEWLGADALTVNPYLGWDSVEPYLKHDGRGIFLLCLTSNPSSSDFQSGGENPLYLQVARKAAEWDKGRNSIGLVVGATHLEQVSTVRAAAPGLPFLLPGIGAQGGSLESVDRAAENGGEPGAIVNASRSVIYAGDGIDFEQKIRTAAEKLKQDVGGPRTRTAA
- a CDS encoding transcriptional repressor, which codes for MPEDLTEQFIKYLRDNGYLITRQRRRIAEIIFNSTGHLSVEDIQNLLRQKKIAASIASIYRTLDVLIKSNLVVQHRFGKRFKRFEAVLKDKHHDHLICTRCGKVLEFKNDAIEDLQVKVAKEHDFNITNHKLDIYGYCNRCRAGVEKE
- a CDS encoding carbohydrate-binding family 9-like protein, with product MPGKMLAGFAALALAFTAAVSVQAEQAAPPTHHYVVKRALYPPVIDGVVNEAAWKACEPIELGAAREGEKVGQKTTARIMWDDRYLYLSFECEDSHIWSTMTERDQPIYNEEVVEAFINPDGDREGYLELEVNPLNTLWDGYIENTANGRVGHLAWNSFGLRRAVFLDGTLNDRSDTDGGWSVEMAVPLEDIVTGAHTPPVAGDRWRLNLYRIDLPEGAGVRGEYYAWSPISGKTFHDPDRFGEIQFSDEPLK
- the lnt gene encoding apolipoprotein N-acyltransferase; this translates as MRAIHIAPLVSGLLLVLSFPPFRLFLPPFIALVPLLVFLERERSTTRAVLGALLCGLVFWGILLYWVTLFTDAGFVVLILIMASNLALFAWVTRRIENSFGVPLAVSAPFVWTAIDYIHAHGDLAFTWGQPAYSLTYYPVLIQFAEFSGPYGVTFWLVALNGLLYTVYKRYRSGLPVARAAAAAALLVALPLAWGALVLRNAGDDLAGGDSLRVSYVQPSIAQEVKWSAEMRDSTFEILGQLSVSQAAERPDLVVWPEAAAPAYLRTDRRWREYVGSVAQGLDCFLLTGAPEYHFHEDRKDYDSFNSAFLFGPNGLIAGKYDKIHMVPMSERIPYEDFFTGLKAIDVGGSHFVPGDSLVVFHTARGDFGTLICFESIFPEISRGMVSRGAQFLVNMTNDAWFERTSAAYQHSAFLVLRAIENRRAIVRSANTGVSAFYDSYGRRRQATLLYERTAATSGIRLRSDRTLYNRLGDWPAHLCWSLSLAALLVSFFRHRRPAA
- a CDS encoding 1-acyl-sn-glycerol-3-phosphate acyltransferase, producing MGREKPAKIEYRTIYRFSQFMVRMLMRLVFGARFVHQEIFPSGGPVILASNHVSNFDPPAIGCAVPREIFFLGKRELFRNFFFGRLIRFYNTVPIRRGVMDWSAIAALKDILAREGVVIMFPEGTRGTEDSLGEPKFGVGMLAQETGAVIVPAFLRGTSRLKEAFLRRRPMRVLYGRPILPEEYAQFEHNPKGQIALARLVMERIAELQRICAENESR